One Sphingomonas sp. FARSPH DNA segment encodes these proteins:
- a CDS encoding N(4)-(beta-N-acetylglucosaminyl)-L-asparaginase, with product MTTRRTFLGSMAATGIASGVSAKSAAPRATIVSTWDFGAAANAAGFARMRAGGSLLDVVEAAAMVPEADPENHSVGYGGYPDRDGHVTLDAVIMDDAGGVGAVAALEDTVHAISVARRVMDKTPHTFLVGEGATRFARDQGFTKVDLLTPPAEKAWRDWLKTSQYKPEANIENRRTPRGGALDHDTIGLLARDASGRMAGACTTSGMAFKMRGRVGDSPQVGAGLYVERGVGGATSTGLGEEVTRVSGSARVVASMRGGLSPQQACEEVVRHIARLRGDAIKGVQVGFLALSPQGEVGAFCLLPGFTYAVTDASGATVVLKAPSLFAA from the coding sequence ATGACGACACGACGCACGTTCCTCGGCAGCATGGCGGCGACCGGCATTGCGAGCGGCGTTTCCGCCAAGTCTGCCGCGCCCCGTGCGACGATCGTGTCGACCTGGGACTTCGGGGCCGCCGCCAATGCCGCGGGCTTTGCCAGGATGCGCGCGGGCGGATCGCTGCTCGACGTGGTCGAGGCGGCGGCGATGGTGCCGGAGGCGGATCCGGAGAACCATTCGGTCGGCTACGGCGGCTATCCGGACCGCGACGGCCACGTCACGCTCGACGCGGTCATCATGGACGATGCCGGCGGCGTCGGCGCGGTCGCCGCGCTGGAGGATACGGTCCACGCCATTTCGGTCGCGCGGCGCGTGATGGACAAGACACCGCACACCTTCCTTGTCGGCGAGGGCGCGACGCGGTTCGCCCGCGACCAGGGGTTCACGAAAGTCGACCTGCTCACCCCGCCCGCGGAGAAGGCGTGGCGCGACTGGCTGAAGACGTCGCAGTACAAGCCCGAGGCGAACATCGAGAACAGGCGAACCCCGCGCGGCGGCGCGCTGGACCACGATACGATCGGCTTGCTCGCGCGCGACGCGTCGGGGCGGATGGCGGGGGCGTGCACGACGTCGGGCATGGCGTTCAAGATGCGCGGCCGCGTCGGCGATTCGCCGCAGGTCGGCGCAGGCCTCTACGTCGAGCGCGGCGTCGGCGGCGCGACCTCGACCGGGCTCGGCGAGGAGGTGACGCGGGTGTCGGGCAGCGCGCGCGTCGTCGCCTCGATGCGCGGCGGGCTGTCGCCGCAACAGGCGTGCGAGGAAGTGGTGCGCCACATCGCGCGCTTGCGCGGCGACGCGATCAAGGGCGTGCAGGTCGGCTTCCTGGCGCTGTCCCCGCAGGGCGAGGTAGGCGCCTTCTGCCTGTTGCCGGGGTTTACCTATGCGGTGACGGACGCGAGCGGCGCGACCGTGGTGCTGAAGGCGCCGTCGCTGTTCGCGGCCTGA
- a CDS encoding ATP synthase F1 subunit epsilon, whose protein sequence is MLHFELVTPEKLVRSEEVHMVVVPGTEGDFGVLEGHAPFMSTIRDGALSIYRTAGAQPEIVPIQGGFAEVNAKGLTVLAEHAG, encoded by the coding sequence ATGCTCCACTTCGAACTCGTCACGCCCGAAAAGCTGGTCCGCTCCGAGGAGGTCCACATGGTGGTCGTCCCCGGCACCGAGGGCGATTTCGGCGTGCTGGAGGGCCATGCCCCCTTCATGTCGACGATCCGCGACGGCGCGCTGTCGATCTACCGCACCGCGGGCGCGCAGCCCGAGATCGTGCCGATCCAGGGCGGCTTCGCCGAGGTCAACGCCAAGGGCCTGACCGTCCTCGCCGAACACGCAGGGTAA